The genomic DNA AGCTGACGAGCGTGGATTGGCTATGGTTTCCCTATATCCCCTTTGGAAAGCTGACGATTATACAGGGCAACCCCGGCGAGGGCAAGACCTACTTTGCCATGCGTCTTGCGGCGGCTTGTACCAACCGAAAGCCTTTACCCGGTATGGAGACCCTTGAGCCTTTCAACATCATCTACCAGACCGCAGAGGACGGTCTGGGCGATACCGTCAAGCCCCGACTGATGGAAGCGGAAGCAGACCTTGAAAGAGTGCTTGTCATTGACGATAGGGACACACCGCTGACCCTTGCCGATGAGCGCATAGCAAGGGCAATCCGGGAAAACAACGCAAGGCTGGTTATCATTGACCCGGTACAGGCGTTTCTGGGCACAGATGTGGACATGAACAGGGCAAACGAGGTGCGCCCGATATTCCGCAGTCTGGGAGACATTGCACAGGCTACCGGGTGCGCTATCGTGCTGATTGGACACCTGAACAAAGCCGCAGGAACGCAAAGCACCTACCGGGGATTGGGGTCTATCGACATTACGGCGGCAGTCCGCAGTCTGCTCTTTATCGGTAAGCTGAAGGACAGCCCCACAACAAGGGTGCTTATCCATGAGAAAAGCTCCCTTGCGCCGCCCGGACAGTCCCTTGCCTTTTCTCTGGGAGACGAGAAAGGCTTTGAATGGATAGGAGCTTATGACATTACCGCTGACGAGCTTCTTGCCGGGACGGACACCGCCAAGACCGAAAGCAAGACCGCACAGGCGCAAATGCTCATTCTGGAACTGCTTGCAGATGGAAAGCGTATGCCGAGCGCAGAGCTGGAAAAGGCAGTCAATGAGCGTGGGATTTCCTCACGCACCATGAGAACGGCAAAGAGCCGTATCGGGGACAGACTTGTGACCGAGAAAGACGGCACCGCATGGGTCTGCTATCTCCGAAACTGACAACAGGAACACGGCAAGCGTGGCAAAGACGGCAAGGGTTTTATAGATACCTTAATGTTGCCGCCTTGCCTTGTTCCCTCATACTGACACCGCCCGATGATGAACAGTCACCGGGCATTTTTCATTTACAGGAGGATTTTGAATGAACAATACCGCAACCAACAGTACCCCTTGCCCGACTGTGAGAAAGCAGATCGGCAAGACAACCTATATCGTCCGTGTGCATTTCAGCGAGACCGCCAAGGAGACAATGGAGGACAAAATCAAGCGTCTGCTCCGTGAGGAAGTCCGCAAAATGTGACTTCTTTTTGAATTTGATGAAAAAGTCCTTGACTTTTCGTCTCTGGCAAAACCTTAAAGTCGATTTTAATTTCGTGCGGTGCAAGGCTTGCACCGTTTGATATTAAGGAGCTTAGGGACTTAATGGAATATGACGAATTGGAGCTTGACACATTGGGCGACGAGAAAACGGCGCTATTTGTTATCATTTCCGACACGGACGACACTTTCAATTTTGTTGTCGCTATAATGTACTCCCAGCTTTTTAATCTGCTTTGCGACAAGGCGGACAACGAATACGGCGGCAGGCTTCCCGTGCACGTCAGATGTTTGCTTGACGAATTTTCAAATATCGGGCAAATACCGAAGTTTGAAAAGCTGATTTCCACTATCCGAAGCCGTGAAATATCCGCTTGTATTATTTTGCAGGCGCAGAGTCAGCTAAAAGCTATTTACAAGGATAATGCCGACACAATTATCGGAAACTGTGATACAACGCTCTTTTTGGGCGGCAAGGAAAAATCCACGCTCAAGGAGCTTTCGGAAACTTTGGGAAAAGAAACGATTGATATGTATAACACTTCCGAAACACGCAGCAATCAGAACTCTTACGGAACTAATTATCAAAAGATCGGAAAGGAGCTGATGAGCCAAGATGAATTATCTGTAATGGACGGCGGCAAATGTATTTTACAGCTTCGGGGCGTGCGGCCGTTTTTATCGGACAAATACGATATAACAAAACACCCCCGTTACAAAATGCTGTCGGACTACGACAAGAGAAATGCGTTTGATATGGAAAAGTATATGAAACGAAAGAAACCCGTTGTAGCAAAAGACGAGGTTTTTGACTACTACAAAATTGACCTGCCGGAAGAAGCGCATCTTTCGGCAGAAAACAAAAATACAAATAACGAACAGGAGGAAACTTAATTATGCAGTTTTTTTCAGAAGCGGTCAATGTACTGCAAACACTTGTAATTGCGCTCGGCGCAGGTCTTGCGGTCTGGGGCGTTGTCAATCTTTTGGAGGGCTACGGCAACGACAACCCCGGTGCAAATGCTCATGTGCCATAAAGTAACATACAAGAATTGATAGACAGCAACCCACTATTCCGTTATTATCTTACGCACACACTTTGTAACTTTTTCGTTAAGCCTATTGACTCTGATACTTCGGAAGAGATATAATATAGTTGCTACTTAGCTAACCTAAATAGCGAAACTAAAGAGAGGCGACGATATGAATAACAAATATGTCCAGCAATTCAAAAAAGGCTCTCTGGAAATGATACTCTTATGCCTAATCGGACGCAAGGAAACTTATGGATATGAAATTATAACCGAATTGAACAATAGTGCGTCTGTTTTGGGATATGCGAAAGAGGGAACCATTTATCCCATTTTGTATCGTTTACAGGAAGCAGAACTAATCAAATGCCGGTTGGCTCCGGCTGCGGCAAATGGCGGCTCAAAAAAGTATTATTCTTTAACTGATAAAGGCAGGAATGTACTTGATGAACTAATCTTATTTTGGTCAAGCTATGAAAACTGCGTAAATGGCTTTATAGAAAGTTATCAACAAGCGAGGGTGTCCAAATGAAAGAACAATATATCAAACAGGTTGAAAAGGAACTATCTTTACCACGCAAAATGAAAAAAGAGGTTGTGCGTGACTTGAATGAAGTTTTTGCGTCTGCTATGGAGCATGGAGAAACAGAGCAGCAGATTATCCAGCGTTTGGGGACGCCAAAAGAATTTGCAGACAGCACCGCAGAACAGTTTGGTATTGATAACACCAAATCGAAAAAAAGGAACGGCATCATTTCTACTCTTGCTACGCTTGTTATCGCGGTTGCTGCCTTTTCGGTATATGCTGTTACGCAATCAGGAAAAGTGCCAGAAGGAGCAATCGGACAAGCCGACGCGACAACAAATATACAGATTGAGGGCGCGTTTGCCTTTGATATTTCGCAAATCCTTTTGGCTATTGGGTTTGCAGCAACAGCTATTGCTATTTTGTTAATTATCCGAACCATACACAAAAACAGGAGGTAACCAATGAAGAAGTATATTTCTGTATTCACAATCATGGTTATGATTTTTTTGGCTGCGTGTTCTAATCAAAATACATCATCTACACCGACAAGCAATGAGAACAATACGCAATCTAATAGTGTTACAAAATTGGACGAGGGTGTTTGGCCTGCGAATGAGTACACAGAGGGGCTTCCTGTTGCGCCTGGTACGGTTGCATGGGCTACACTTGATACAGAACATGAGAATTGCAATATCAACCTTACCGGCATTAGCGAAAACGACTATAACGAGTATATGGAGCTTTTGAACCAAGAAGGCTTTTCCGTAATTGAAAATGTATCAGAGGAAATCGAGGGAGAAAACTATGTTTCTATCGGGACGCTTTTATCAAACGACGAAAAGTGGTTAAGTATCAGCTACATACCCAATAGTCTAACTATCTACATTTCCTTTGACAATAACTGAAAGAGATAACGGAATAGCAAAGCCAGTCGAGCCAGTCAACGGTCAAGATGAACGGCGCATACGCGCCGCCGTTGACAGCCCCGCCCGCCTTTGCAGACAGGCAATCAAGGGGCGACAGCAAAAAGTGCTGCCGCCCCGCACTATTATCAGAGAGGGGGAATTTCCATGACCGAAGATGAAGCCTACAAAGTGCATATCCAGTACACCTTTAACGCCTTTTGCAAGGTTGTCATTCGTCACGCCGCCATAGATGAAATTTTGAAGATGCGCCGGAGGTGGGAACGGGAAGTTTCCCTTGACTATTTGATGAATGAGAAGTTTGTCCAGCTTGCCGAGCCGGAACAGCTTGAAGAATACCTTTTTACCGCCTGCGGCCAGACCGCCGTTCTGTACCATGCGGAACTTGCCGCTGCCCTTGCCCTTTTGCCGGAGCAGGCACAGGAAGAAATTTTCCGCTATTACTTCCTGCGCCAGCCGCAGAGAGTGATCGGCGTACATATCGGCCGGACACGCAGCACAGCGGGGCGGCATATCCAGCTTGCCTTGCAACGGCTTCGGAAGGAAATGGAGGTGAGCCGGTATGAATAAACTTCTCCCCTATGAAACAATCGTCAAGGCGCATGAGGGCGACCCGGACGCAATCGACACCATTCTTTCCCACTACGCCGGATATATCCGCTACTGTTCCAAAGTACACGGGAAAGTCAACGCCGAGGTTGAGGAATATGTGAAGCAGAAGTTAATTGCCGCACTGTTCAAGTTTCGCTTTGACCGATAGTAAACAGGAAATTAAGGAGGCAAGAGGTTTTATGAAAAATCAGCTTTCAACAGTGACGGAAGTTGTAGTTAGAAGCATCTTTTACATCATCACAAACTATGTATTTGTTAGCATGGGACTGTCGTTTCATACTCATTGGATTGCAATTCTATTTTTACTTTCAATGGTATGGGCTACTATTGACTACGGCAAGTCTGTAAACAAAATAACCGGGAAAAAGGTTATTGCTGAAATACTATGTATATGCTGCATTGCGATAAGTATAGCGATTGCATATTTTGTGGGATATATTCAAGGAGCAATCATTTCCTTTTGAAAACATAACGCAATAACTCTCCGTTTATCATACCAATATGAAATGAGTTTTCAAAACTGAATACCAGCCGCCACCGGCGCGGCCAGCGAAAGCAGTAAGTCTGAAAAAGATTTACTGCTTTTTTTGTTGCCCGGTTCCGCTTCCGGCCATTTCGCCCTGTTCAGATTGTAGTAGTAAGTGAGGGGGAAACTTTTCTGCCCCGGCGTTTGGCATTTTTGATTTTTGTCCGTAGTAAGAAGCAAAGAGAAAATAAGCCGTTCCGTTTGGCAAATTTCAAAGCGCGGTGGTGTAGGGAGTGAAAGGAAAAATTCTCTGCCCCGCCGGTTGCCAAAATCCTGCTACCCGGATTACAGAAGCGAAAGAAATTTTGAAAAATCCCCGTCCAGCGGGTAGCTGGCGGCCTTTGAAATGTATCTTTAGCGGAAAGGAAAAAAGACCGCCCATAGCGAGTCGGAAGCCCTGTCCTGTCCGTTCTATGTACGGAAAAAACCGACAGGGGCAGTCTGCGGCAGTTACAGAGCAAGATTCTACCGAGGTGCCAAAATTCGCTTTTCGCTCATTTTGCCCCTGCGGGAATCTTGTTGGGGAGTGCCTTCCCCAAACCCTGCTTATGCGGCTTGCGCCGCTTAAAAATCCCTCAAAATATTTTTTCGGATTTTTTCAAAAACAGTTCCGTTTTACCCCCTGTTTTTCTCCTATTAGTGAGAGAACACCACGCACAGAAAGGAGGTCTGCCGACCATGAAAAGATACAACACACCGCACCGCAGCCGGGTAGTCAAGACACGCATGACCGAGGAAGAATACGCCGAGTTTGCGGAAAGGCTTTCTGCTTACCACATGAGCCAAGCCGAGTTTATCCGGCAAGCCATAACCGGGGCAGCCATACGCCCCATCATAACCGTTTCCCCCGTCAATGACGAGCTGCTTGCCGCTGTCGGGAAGCTGACCGCCGAATACGGCAGGATCGGCGGCAACTTAAACCAGATAGCCCGGACGCTGAATGAGTGGCACAGCCCCTACCCGCAGCTTGCCGGGGAGGTACGGGCGGCGATTTCCGACCTTGCTGCCCTAAAGTTTGAAGTCTTGCAGAAAGTGGGTGACGCTGTTGGCAACATTCAAACATATCAGCTCTAAAAATGCCGACTATGGCGCAGCGGAAGCCTACCTCACATTTGAGCATGACGAGTTTACCATGAAGCCCACCCTTGATGAAAACGGGCGGCTGATACCGAGGGAGGATTACCGCATTTCTTCCCTCAACTGCGGGGGCGAGGATTTCGCCGTTGCCTGTATGCGAGCCAATCTCCGCTATGAGAAAAACCAAAAACGGGAAGATGTGAAAAGCCACCACTATATCATCAGTTTTGACCCACGGGACGGGACAGACAACGGCTTGACCGTAGACCGGGCGCAGGAGCTGGGCGAGCAGTTCTGCAAAGAGCATTTCCCCGGACACCAAGCCCTTGTATGCACCCACCCGGACGGGCATAACCACAGCGGCAATATCCATGTGCATATCGTCATCAACTCCCTGCGGATTTACGAAGTCCCGCTTCTGCCCTACATGGACAGACCAGCCGACACACGGGCGGGCTGCAAGCACCGCTGCACCAACGCCGCTATGGAATATTTCAAGAGTGAAGTCATGGAGATGTGCCACCGGGAGGGGCTTTACCAAATCGACCTCTTGAACGGCAGCAAGGAACGGATAACGGAACGGGAATACTGGGCGGCAAAGAAAGGGCAGCTTGCCCTTGATAAAGAGAACGCTGTCAGAGAAGCCGCAGGACAGCCGACCAAGCCCACCAAGTTTGAAACGGACAAGGCGAAGCTGCGCCGGACGATACGGCAGGCACTTTCCCAAGCTGGCAGCTTTGACGAGTTTTCTTCCCTTTTGCTGCGGGAGGGCGTAACTGTCAAGGAGAGCCGGGGGCGGCTTTCCTACCTCACGCCGGACAGGACAAAGCCTATCACAGCCCGGAAGCTGGGGGACGATTTTGACAAGGCTGCTGTCCTTGCCCTGCTCACGCAGAACGCCCACAGAGCCGCCGAACAGACCAAAGCCATACCCGAATACCCCCACACCCAAAAGGGACGCTTGCGGGAGGAAAAAGCCGCAAAAACCACCCCGGCAGACAACACCTTGCAGCGCATGGTTGACCGGGAAGCCAAGCGAGCCGAGGGCAAGGGCGTGGGCTATGACCGCTGGGCGGCAAAGCACAACCTAAAGCAAATGGCAGCTACTGTTACCGCCTATCAACAGTACGGCTTTTCTTCCCCGGAGGAACTGGACGAAGCCTGTTCTGCCGCTTATGCCGCCATGCAGGAAAGCCTTACAGAGCTGAAGCAGGTGGAAAAGACGCTGAACGGGAAAAAGGAGCTGCAACGGCAGGTGCTTGCCTATTCCAAGACCCGCCCTGTCCGGGACGGGCTGAAACAGCAGAAAAACGCCAAAGCAAAAGCAGCCTACCGACAGAAGCACGAAAGCGACTTTATCATAGCAGACGCAGCCGCCCGTTATTTCAAGGAGAACGGCATTTCCAAGCTGCCGAGCTATAAAGCCCTGCAAGCAGAGATTGAAGCCCTTATCAAAGAGAAAAACAGCGGCTACAACGATTACCGGGCAAAACGGGAGGAATACCGCCGCTTACAGACTGTCAAGGGCAATATCGACCAGATTTTACGCCGGGAGCGCAAGCCTGTGAAAAGGCAGGAACAGGAACGATAAAAACCACCCCAAAATGTACCCGAACCCATACAGAACAAGGGGGCTGCCCCGTACTCTACCCGCAATACCAAAGGATTTTTTAACGGGCTTACAGGGCAGAAAAACCCCGAAAATGATACCGAGATGATACAGAATTACCGTCGATACCGCCACACCAGCGGAAACGGCAGAAAGGAGCGCACCCATGCCAAGAATGAGCAAGAAACGGCGGCTGGAATGGTCTTTTTTCCTGCGGCAAGTAAAAGTCGGGAATACCACCTGCGACCGTATCACATACAACGACCTCTGCCGGGGCTGTACCTATAGCTGTAAGCAGAGCTTCCGGGCGGTTATCATACTTTGCCCCCGCTACTACTCCAAACGCCGGAAAAAGGAGGACAGGGACAATGGCAGATAACCGCAAGTATTACTACCTCAAGCTGAAAGAGAATTTTTTTGACAGCGACTCCATTGTGCTGCTGGAAGATATGAAAGACGGGATTTTATATTCCAATATCCTCTTGAAGCTGTACTTAAAATCTCTGAAAAACGGCGGGAAGTTGCAGCTTGACGAGCATATCCCCTACACAGCGCAGATGATAGCGACACTGACCCGCCACCAGATAGGGACGGTTGAAAGGGCTTTAGAGATTTTCCGGCAGTTGGGGCTTGTGGAGCAGCTTGACAGCGGGGCTTTTTATATGACCGATATTGAGCTGATGATAGGACAGTCCTCTACCGAAGCCGAGAGAAAACGGGCTGCAAGGCTGGAAAACAAGGCACTTTTACCGCCCCGGACAAAAGGCGGACATTTGTCCGACATTCGTCCACCAGAGATAGAGATAGAGTTAGAGAAAGAGATAGAAAAAGAGAGAGAGGGAGAAACGGGACACCCCGCCCCCGCCGCTTATGGCAGATACAACAATGTGATACTGACCGATACAGAGCTTTCCGGGCTGAAAACAGAGCTGCCCGACAAGTGGGAGTATTATATTGACCGGCTTTCCTGCCATATCGCTTCCACCGGGAAGCAGTACCAGAGCCATGCAGCCACCATTTACAAGTGGGCGCAGGAGGACGCTGCCAAAGGCAAGGCTGCCCCGAAACAGGGCATACCCGATTATTCATGTAAGGAGGGCGAGAGCTTATGAAAAACGAGATTGAAGCTATGATTACGGATATTACAACCACTACCGCCGAAGCGGAGGACTACACAGGCGAGGACGGGCTTTTATACTGCGGCAAGTGCCATACGCCCAAAGAAGCCTACTTTTCAAAAGAAACCGCCCAATGGTTAGGGCATGACCGACACCCAACAGACTGCGACTGCCAGCGGGCAGCCCGTGAAAAGCAGCAAGCCGCCGAAAGCCGACAGAAGCACCTTGAAACAGTGGAGGACTTGAAACGCCGGGGATTTACCGACCCTGCTATGCGGAATTGGACATTTGAGCATGACAACGGCAGAAACCCGCAGACCGAAACCGCCCGCTTTTATGTGGAGAGCTGGGAAACCATGCAGGCTGAAAATATCGGCTACCTGTTTTGGGGCGGCGTGGGGACAGGAAAAAGCTACCTTGCTGCCTGTATCGCCAACGCCCTTATGGAAAAAGAGGTTGCCGTTCGCATGACAAACTTTGCAACGATACTGGGTGACCTTGCCGCCAGCTTTGAGGGCAGGAACGAATATATTTCCCGCCTTTGCAGCTACCCCCTGCTGATACTTGATGATTTCGGTATGGAGCGAGGGACAGAATACGGGCTGGAACAGGTTTACAGCGTGATTGACAGCCGTTACCGAAGCGGCAAGCCGCTGATCGCCACGACCAACCTCACGCTGGAGGAATTGCAGCACCCGCAGGACACGCCCCACGCCCGTATTTATGACAGGCTGACTTCCATGTGCGCCCCCGTCCGCTTCACGGGCAGCAACTTCCGAAAGGAAACCGCACAGGAAAAGCTGGAACGCTTAAAGCAACTGATGAAGCAGCGAAAGGAGAGCCTATGACAGAAACGAAACAGACAAGCACCACCAAAACAGACCGCCGCCCGGACTGTGTGACGGAAATCCGCATGGGCAACTCCGTCCTTACCGTTTCCGGCTTCTTCAAGCAGGGCGCAACCGACACCGCAGCCGACAAGATGATGAAAGTGCTGGAAGCGGAAGCTGCTACACAAAAAACGGCGATTTGACCGACCATAAAGAAGCAGATTTGACGCTTTTGCTGCTATACAGACAGCCGCCCCATGTGGTACAATCAAGGTACGGAATAGTGGGGCTGGCTGTCGGAAACGGAGGATTTTATGTTAAGACAGACCAACCAACAACCAATTACCGCCCTTTACCCAAGACTTTCCCATGAGGACGAGCTGCAAGGCGAGAGCAATTCCATTTCCAATCAGAAGCGTATCCTTGAAACCTATGCAAAGCAGAACGGCTTTTCCAATCTGCGCTGGTACACGGACGACGGTTATTCTGGTGCGAACTTTCAAAGACCCGGTTTTCAAGCCATGCTTGCGGACATTGAAGCAGGAAAAGTCGGGACAGTTATCGTAAAGGATATGTCGAGGTTAGGGAGAAACTACCTGCAAGTGGGAATGTACACGGAAATGATTTTCCCACAGAAAGGTGTCCGCTTCATCGCTATCAATGACGGAGTGGACAGCGCACAGGGCGACAATGACTTTGCCCCGCTGCGGAATATCTTTAACGAATGGCTGGTGAGAGATACGAGCAAGAAAATCAAAGCAGTAAAACGCTCAAAAGGCATGAGTGGCAAGCCCATCACAAGCAAGCCTGTGTATGGCTACCTCATGGACGAGGACGAAAATTTCATTATTGACGAGGAAGCTGCACCCGTAGTCAAGCAGATATACAACCTCTGCCTTGCCGGGAATGGTCCGACCAAGATAGCCCGTATGCTCACAGAGCAGCAAATCCCCACGCCGGGGACGCTGGAATACCGCAGGACGGGCAGCACCCGCCGCTACCACCCCGGCTATGAGTGCAAGTGGGCGACCAATACCGTTGTGCATATCCTTGAAAACCGGGAATACACAGGCTGTCTGGTAAACTTCAAGACGGAAAAACTCTCTTACAAAGTCAAGCACAGTGTAGAAAATCCCCCGGAAAAGCAAGTGATTTTCGAGAATCACCACGAGCCTATCATAGACACCCAAACATGGGAACGGGTGCAGGAGCTTCGCAAGCAGCGCAAACGCCCCAACCGCTATGATGAAGTGGGCTTGTTCTCCGGCATACTGTTCTGTGCAGACTGCGGCAGCGTCATGTATCAGCAGCGATACCAGACGGACAAGCGCAAGCAGGACTGTTATATCTGCGGCAGCTACAAGAAGCGCACCCATGACTGTACGGCGCACTTTATCCGCACCGACCTCTTGACCGCTGGTGTACTCTCCAATCTGCGGAAAGTGACCAGCTATGCGGCAAAGCATGAAGCCCGGTTTATGAAGCTCTTGATTGAGCAGAACGAGGACGGGGGCAAACGCAGGAACGCCGCCAAGAAAAAGGAACTGGAAGCCGCCGAGAAACGCATAGCCGAGTTATCCGCTATCTTCAAGCGGCTGTATGAGGACAGCGTGACCGGGCGCATATCAGACGAGCGTTTCACAGAACTGTCGGCAGACTATGAAGCAGAACAACGGGAACTGAAAGAAAGAGCCGCCGCTATCCAAGCGGAGCTTTCCAAAGCACAGGAAGCCACCGTGAACGCAGAAAAGTTTATGAATGTTGTCCGGCGGCATACCAGTTTTGAAGAACTTACCCCTACTCTGTTGCGGGAGTTTGTAGAGAAAATCGTTGTGCATGAGTGCAGCTATGACGAGAACAAGACCCGCAGACAGGACATTGAGATTTATTATTCTTTTGTTGGCAAGGTGGACTTGCCCGAATAACCGCCCGACCTATCCGACACAATGCGCAAGTGCCGGATAGGAACGGCAAAATTT from Qingrenia yutianensis includes the following:
- a CDS encoding helix-turn-helix domain-containing protein, coding for MNKLLPYETIVKAHEGDPDAIDTILSHYAGYIRYCSKVHGKVNAEVEEYVKQKLIAALFKFRFDR
- a CDS encoding ATP-binding protein; the encoded protein is MKNEIEAMITDITTTTAEAEDYTGEDGLLYCGKCHTPKEAYFSKETAQWLGHDRHPTDCDCQRAAREKQQAAESRQKHLETVEDLKRRGFTDPAMRNWTFEHDNGRNPQTETARFYVESWETMQAENIGYLFWGGVGTGKSYLAACIANALMEKEVAVRMTNFATILGDLAASFEGRNEYISRLCSYPLLILDDFGMERGTEYGLEQVYSVIDSRYRSGKPLIATTNLTLEELQHPQDTPHARIYDRLTSMCAPVRFTGSNFRKETAQEKLERLKQLMKQRKESL
- a CDS encoding recombinase family protein, with the protein product MLRQTNQQPITALYPRLSHEDELQGESNSISNQKRILETYAKQNGFSNLRWYTDDGYSGANFQRPGFQAMLADIEAGKVGTVIVKDMSRLGRNYLQVGMYTEMIFPQKGVRFIAINDGVDSAQGDNDFAPLRNIFNEWLVRDTSKKIKAVKRSKGMSGKPITSKPVYGYLMDEDENFIIDEEAAPVVKQIYNLCLAGNGPTKIARMLTEQQIPTPGTLEYRRTGSTRRYHPGYECKWATNTVVHILENREYTGCLVNFKTEKLSYKVKHSVENPPEKQVIFENHHEPIIDTQTWERVQELRKQRKRPNRYDEVGLFSGILFCADCGSVMYQQRYQTDKRKQDCYICGSYKKRTHDCTAHFIRTDLLTAGVLSNLRKVTSYAAKHEARFMKLLIEQNEDGGKRRNAAKKKELEAAEKRIAELSAIFKRLYEDSVTGRISDERFTELSADYEAEQRELKERAAAIQAELSKAQEATVNAEKFMNVVRRHTSFEELTPTLLREFVEKIVVHECSYDENKTRRQDIEIYYSFVGKVDLPE
- a CDS encoding relaxase/mobilization nuclease domain-containing protein; translated protein: MATFKHISSKNADYGAAEAYLTFEHDEFTMKPTLDENGRLIPREDYRISSLNCGGEDFAVACMRANLRYEKNQKREDVKSHHYIISFDPRDGTDNGLTVDRAQELGEQFCKEHFPGHQALVCTHPDGHNHSGNIHVHIVINSLRIYEVPLLPYMDRPADTRAGCKHRCTNAAMEYFKSEVMEMCHREGLYQIDLLNGSKERITEREYWAAKKGQLALDKENAVREAAGQPTKPTKFETDKAKLRRTIRQALSQAGSFDEFSSLLLREGVTVKESRGRLSYLTPDRTKPITARKLGDDFDKAAVLALLTQNAHRAAEQTKAIPEYPHTQKGRLREEKAAKTTPADNTLQRMVDREAKRAEGKGVGYDRWAAKHNLKQMAATVTAYQQYGFSSPEELDEACSAAYAAMQESLTELKQVEKTLNGKKELQRQVLAYSKTRPVRDGLKQQKNAKAKAAYRQKHESDFIIADAAARYFKENGISKLPSYKALQAEIEALIKEKNSGYNDYRAKREEYRRLQTVKGNIDQILRRERKPVKRQEQER
- a CDS encoding transposon-encoded TnpW family protein — its product is MTETKQTSTTKTDRRPDCVTEIRMGNSVLTVSGFFKQGATDTAADKMMKVLEAEAATQKTAI
- a CDS encoding plasmid mobilization protein — its product is MKRYNTPHRSRVVKTRMTEEEYAEFAERLSAYHMSQAEFIRQAITGAAIRPIITVSPVNDELLAAVGKLTAEYGRIGGNLNQIARTLNEWHSPYPQLAGEVRAAISDLAALKFEVLQKVGDAVGNIQTYQL
- a CDS encoding transposon-encoded TnpW family protein is translated as MNNTATNSTPCPTVRKQIGKTTYIVRVHFSETAKETMEDKIKRLLREEVRKM
- a CDS encoding PadR family transcriptional regulator, with translation MNNKYVQQFKKGSLEMILLCLIGRKETYGYEIITELNNSASVLGYAKEGTIYPILYRLQEAELIKCRLAPAAANGGSKKYYSLTDKGRNVLDELILFWSSYENCVNGFIESYQQARVSK
- a CDS encoding phage replisome organizer N-terminal domain-containing protein, whose protein sequence is MADNRKYYYLKLKENFFDSDSIVLLEDMKDGILYSNILLKLYLKSLKNGGKLQLDEHIPYTAQMIATLTRHQIGTVERALEIFRQLGLVEQLDSGAFYMTDIELMIGQSSTEAERKRAARLENKALLPPRTKGGHLSDIRPPEIEIELEKEIEKEREGETGHPAPAAYGRYNNVILTDTELSGLKTELPDKWEYYIDRLSCHIASTGKQYQSHAATIYKWAQEDAAKGKAAPKQGIPDYSCKEGESL
- a CDS encoding sigma-70 family RNA polymerase sigma factor produces the protein MTEDEAYKVHIQYTFNAFCKVVIRHAAIDEILKMRRRWEREVSLDYLMNEKFVQLAEPEQLEEYLFTACGQTAVLYHAELAAALALLPEQAQEEIFRYYFLRQPQRVIGVHIGRTRSTAGRHIQLALQRLRKEMEVSRYE
- a CDS encoding DUF1700 domain-containing protein, whose protein sequence is MKEQYIKQVEKELSLPRKMKKEVVRDLNEVFASAMEHGETEQQIIQRLGTPKEFADSTAEQFGIDNTKSKKRNGIISTLATLVIAVAAFSVYAVTQSGKVPEGAIGQADATTNIQIEGAFAFDISQILLAIGFAATAIAILLIIRTIHKNRR